One segment of Macrotis lagotis isolate mMagLag1 chromosome 1, bilby.v1.9.chrom.fasta, whole genome shotgun sequence DNA contains the following:
- the LOC141507717 gene encoding LOW QUALITY PROTEIN: olfactory receptor 51G2-like (The sequence of the model RefSeq protein was modified relative to this genomic sequence to represent the inferred CDS: inserted 2 bases in 1 codon): protein MTQPQKSQYALNLRSSPFQPPFFLLTGIPSLEAAHIWISIPLCIMYLIALLGNCIIIFIIKTTSSLHEPQYIFLFMLAATDXLPTVFNINHWEIEFHCCLAQMYFIYAFSFMESAILLAMAYDHFVAIRNPLHYTMIFTHPWIIGILLVAILRGVILMAPLPILLKWLPFCKDIILSQGYCYHPDIMKLACGPIGINIIYGLVLVLCSFGVDSVFIVVSYVLILKTVVNIASSEGRLKALNTCISHIVTVFIFYVPLIILALIHRFGTFNSPLFHVTMAKLLLFLTPVLNPLVYSFKIKQSRFVILKTVIGRVR from the exons ATGACTCAGCCACAAAAGAGTCAGTATGCATTAAATTTGAGGAGTAGCCCATTCCAGCCACCTTTCTTCCTCCTGACAGGCATCCCAAGTTTGGAGGCAGCACATATCTGGATCTCTATTCCTCTATGCATCATGTACTTGATTGCCCTCCTTGGTAATTGTATCATTATATTCATCATTAAGACTACTTCCAGTCTTCATGAACCTCAATACATCTTCTTGTTCATGCTGGCAGCTACAGA ATTGCCCACAGTGTTCAATATCAACCACTGGGAGATAGAGTTCCACTGCTGCCTGGCACAGATGTATTTTATCTATGCCTTTTCCTTTATGGAGTCTGCAATCCTCTTGGCCATGGCCTATGATCACTTTGTGGCAATTCGAAATCCATTACACTATACCATGATATTTACTCATCCTTGGATTATTGGCATACTACTAGTGGCTATTTTGAGGGGTGTGATACTGATGGCACCCTTGCCTATCTTGCTCAAATGGCTACCCTTCTGCAAGGACATCATCCTCTCCCAGGGTTATTGCTACCATCCTGATATCATGAAGCTGGCATGTGGACCTATTGGCATCAACATAATCTATGGGCTggtccttgttctttgttcttttggCGTTGACTCTGTGTTCATTGTTGTCTCCTATGTCCTAATCCTGAAGACAGTTGTGAACATTGCTTCAAGTGAGGGCCGCCTTAAAGCCCTCAACACTTGTATCTCCCACATAGTGACAGTCTTCATCTTCTATGTGCCACTCATCATCCTGGCCCTAATTCACAGATTTGGTACATTCAATTCACCTCTCTTTCATGTAACTATGGCCAAACTTTTACTGTTTCTAACCCCAGTTCTGAATCCATTGGTGTATAGCTTTAAAATCAAACAGAGTCGCTTTGTCATACTGAAAACAGTAATAGGAAGAGTCAGATGA